CAGCGTGCATTTCTCATTCGAATCGATTGGAGATTTTCGCAGTCTTCAGTTTTTTTTCAGCACCGCGAAAAATCCCGCATCCGCATATATCCTCATCTTTTGTACCAATTTTTTTGCCTCGGTCAAAGAGTACGCCCCGTATACCAGCTCCCGATATCCGGCCATTCTCATTTTCACCAAAACCCGTATCAACGCCGGATCCGTTTTCTGTCGGCTGAATTTTTCAAAGAACGTTCGAAAGCTTTTCCGCAATTTATTTTCCAACAGCGTTTGGAAATTGCCGTAGGCCGTTTTTTCGGAGCACTCCAAAAGCAGTCTGACTTCTTTTCGATGCGATACCAGGTATTCTATAATCTCAAGTTCTCTTTGCTCCCCGGAAGTCATATCCGCCAGTTCGCTTTCACTGCTTTGACGCAGCATCTCCAACAGGCGCCTGTATGTGTCTTTTACAATATTTTCAAAAAGATCTTTTTTGTTTTGAAAAAAGAAATACAAAGCACCGGTAGTTACTCCGGCTCCGGAACAGATCGTCCGTACAGACGCGCCTTTATATCCCTTTTTAAGGAATTCCTCCGTTGCGGTCTTCAAAAGAACCGCCCTTACATCACGCTGCAATCCGTTCGCCGTCCTTTTTTATTACTGCCGTAAAAGTCGGTTGCGTATAAAAACTATAGCAAAAAATACAGTAATATTCAATCGACTTATTTGCCGAACGCATCGGCAAAGCGAAATCCAACCTATCATGGAAGACCTTTTTCGATCGCTTATCCACAGCAGCCGTATCGAGATTATTTTGCAAATTCGGCGAGCGCGGTTTGAAGAGCAGCGATGCCGTACAGGGCTGCGGTTTCACATCGCAAAATATTTCCCGCAAAGTGAACGGGCGTAAATCCCGCGTTTCGAAGCGCCGTCATTTCGTCAGGGCTTATGCCGCCTTCGCTCCCGACGGCGATCGCCGCGCATGTGACGCCTGTAAAAACCGCATCCGAAAGCGGTACGCAAAAATCGTTCCGCTCCGAGAGGACGACGGCGGCCGACGCGTTTCGCACTTTTTCGCTCACCCGTCTCCACGTTTCGCAGGCTCCCTTCACATCGACGGTTTCGGCGACGGCGGTTTCCACAGGTGAACCGCTCTGCTCGCGAGCTTCTTTGATGATCCTTGTAAATCGTTCGGTTTTGCCCGCGAGAGAAGCGATGCTGCCCTTTTGCGAATACTCGCCTGCGACGGGAACGATCGTCTTCACTCCGCACTCGCAAGCCTGCCGCACAATTATTTCCATTTTTTGAGGCTTTGCGACAAATTGAAAAAGCGCATATTCGACGGCACGGCGATTTTTATCGACGGCAGAGGCTCCGACTCCGCGGGAAACGGAAACGCCTTCGCTTCCACACTTTTGCAATACGGCAATGCCCCGGACGTCGTCGATACGGCAGAGGGTCATGGGAAAAAGAAATCCGCCCGGAATCCGCACATCGAGCATATCGCCAGGCTTTGCGCGGAGGACGCGGCACAAATGCGTAAAATCTTTTCCGGAAACGGAAAGAAGTCCCCTGTCATCGGGTGCGGTATCGGCGATAAATTGCCGCACGTTTTAAGTCTCCGTTTTCTTTTTCGCTTCGGCTTCATCCTGCAGTTCTTTCAAGGTCTTCGCCGATCGGACGAGCTTTTTAAAATCGTTCGATTTCAAAATTTCAAGTGCAGCGTTCAATTGAATGTCGTAATCCGAATCGTAAAGCATCGCGGGCTTTAAGCGATTTACGCGAACGCGGATGAGGCGGCGAAGCAAAGCCGCGTTGAGCGGATATTTTTTTTGCAAAACGAGCGCATAAGAGGCGATATCGCGTTCGGTCATGCCGCTGTGAGAATCGACGTAGGATGCGATCGCATTCGATTTAATAAGTTCCGCATACGCTTTTTCTTCCGCTTCGCTCAATTCGGGATAGAGCACTTCTCTGTCGGGAGGAATACCGACTTTATCGATATTCGTATCGCTCGGAGTATAATAGCGCGCCATCGTAATTTTAAAACCGTCCGCATTGCTGAGCGGGATGACCTGCTGTACCGATCCCTTGCCGTAGGTACGCTGACCGACGAGGTATGCGAGGTGATTGTCTTTGAGCGCCCCCGCCAAAATTTCCGATGCCGACGCCGATCCGCGGTTTATAAGAACTACTATCGGAAGACCTGCGGGAACCGTCGTTTTTTTCGCGCTCGCGGTAAAGACTTTGTTTTCAAATGCGAGACGGCTCTTCGTCGAAACGAGCGTTCCCGAATCGATGAATTTATCCGCGACATCGGCAACGCTCGTGATGAGTCCGCCGGGGTTGTCGCGCAGATCGATTATTAAATTTTTATATTTCGCTTTTCCGAACGAGTCGAGCGCTTCCTGTACGCGCTTGGGCGTATCGGGCGTAAATTCGATAATGCGGAGATAACCCGTCGCACCTATCATGCCGTACTTTACCGTCGGCACTTCGATGAGCGCGCGGACGAGCGTTACGTCGAATCTGATATCTTTGCCGCGCAAAATCGAAACGGTAACCGGAGTGCCCGCTTTGCCGCGCAAGTGGTTGAGCACTTCTTCCATCGTCATCGGAGGCGTAGCCTCTCCGTCGATTGCAGTGATATAATCGCCCGACAGGATGCCCGCCTTTGCACCGGGCGTATCTTCGATCGGAGAAGCGACTTCGACGTATGCGGGTTTGTCGACCGACGATTCGAGGGGTTTACTGATGGAAAGGCCGACGCCGCCGAAATTACCGGCAGTCGTATCGGAGAGCGGGCGCATCGTATTTCGATCGAGGTACTGCGTATAGGGATCTTTCAGTGCATCGAGCATACCTTTGAGCGCTCCTTCGTAAAGCACTTTCGGATCGATTTCATCGACATAATTCTGCTGTACGAAATCGAATACCGCAGAGATTTTTTTCATGTACTGAAAATTCGAAACGGCTTCACCGCCGACAGGCGATTCGGCAAAACATTGAGAAGCCGCTGCGGAAACGATGAATGCACATATAACGGAGACGGCAAAACGGATTGCTTTATTGTGTATTTTAACGATAGCCATAAGCGTCATTGTATGACGCCGGGCTAAAAATTGCAACACACGCGTACACACGCGTATCAATCTTTTTCGCGCGTCAGCGTAAACGTGCGTCCTTCGACCGGATAACACGCGTCGGGCGCAATGCGCACGGGATCGAGAGAGAGCGTATGATAGTCGGTTTGAACTTCGGCCGGACGACGGGAAGAGGCGGGAATCGTTACGGTTTTAAAACGCATTTCATACGCGCTCGAAAGGAGCTGAGAGTTCAAAGACGATCGGAATTGTACGACGTGCTTTCCCGCGACGGTACCGATTACATAGATGCCTTCGTCGTATGCGTTATCGCCCGAAACGGTATACGTCGTTTTCCCGAATGTGATAACGAGGCCGTTGTCGGTTTTCCACTCGGACCGTTTTGCAAACGCCGTTTCGTATTCGTCTTGACGCAGCGCGTCGGACGTAAAGGACGTGAATGCGGTCATCTTGCGGTAGCTGCCGTCCCATAAATTATTTTCTTTGATAATCATGCGCACGTCGTCGATGATGTGAATGCGCACTTCGTCGATGCCCGCGAGCGAAATATCGCAGCGACGCTGCATATTCGTAATCGATTTATTCGTCGTCGTAATGTAAATACCGCTTCTTCGCAGATTGCTGTCTTCCCATGCGTACACTTCTTCGGTGTCGTCATAGAGGAAAATCACTTCTTTTTGCGCATGATCGAAAAAAAGATAGCGTATACCGGACTGCGCGGACGACGTCTTATACCACAGACCGTCGAGAAAATCGGCAAAGGTTTCGACGGTGCCGTCTTGAATGCGCGCAAGTTCGCGGGCGGCGATCCTGCTTCCCGTCACACGCACTTGCCGCGTTTCGACATACTTTTGCTCCTTTTCGTTCCAGCGGTATTCGGTTTGGATTTGACTCAAATTCGTATTTTCGCCGCTGCCGGAATCCTTTGCGGAACTGTACACCCATACCGGAAAACTTTCTCCGCGCGACTGCGAAAGTTCGTACGACATCGAACGGTCGTCCTGCTGAATAAAGATCGTGCCGTCGGATTCGAAATCGCCGATCTGAGCGAGTTCGATTTTGCTGCGTTCTTTGCGCATCATGTAAATTGCCAAAACGCTCGTGCCGTCGTCTTTGACGCCTTGATACACGAGCGCGTTTTGATGTTCGCCGAGCATATCGATACCGGTATAGGAAAAGGTGCGCGTACGGGAAATCTCCGTCGTGATTTCGGCCGTGCGGACATACGCGTTCCGTTCCGCATCGTAGATGCCGACGATGAGCACGAGGTAAGGAACGCCCTCTTTGCGAACGGCGACGACTTGATCCTCTTTCATATCGTTGTTTAAATCGATGGACAGCGTGCTGATAAGCGTTTCATTGAGCGAAAGCGGTATGAACGAAGTCATCGCTTCGTTGTCGGACGAGACGGCATCGCCCGACGATTGATTTTCGGCTTCTCCCGGAGCGATGGGTGTTACGATTCTCGCGCGCGGAAGACGCTCTGACTCCTGCCCGATAAAAATGCGTGCGACGAAGAGAAAAGCGATGACAAACGCCGCGATTATAAAAAGCACGGGGATCGCTTTGTTGAGTTTTCCGTTTTTCGATTTTACACCGCGTCGGGCGGACGGAGCGGGTTTTGATGCCATACAGCTACTATACAAAAAAACACTTGCATGGGGCAAGTGTTCGGAAAAAAAGCAAAGCTTGAAAGGGGCTGTCCAAAAACTTCAGTTTTTGGACAGCTTCCTTGATTTTATGTGCGACGTTTAAAATTAAGTCATTATAATATAAAGACTTAATTTTAAACTCGACAGGCTGTCGAGAAAGTAACCGACTTTTGAGACAGCCCCTTTCGGATTGCCGAGTTTACAAAGCAACCTGTGCGCGTGCGCGCACAGGTTCATCCGCTTATCAATACATGCCGCCCATATCCGGAGACGGAGCTGCCGGCGGCGCTTTCGGCTCGGGGATATCGGTGATTGCGCATTCGGTCGTCAAAAGCGTACCCGCAATCGACGCCGCGTTCGTGAGCGCGGAACACGTAACTTTTGCCGGATCGATGATGCCCGCTTCGACGAGATTCTTCCATTCGTCTTTCGCCGCATCGTAACCGACGCCTTTCTTTTCGGCTTTCGCCTTTTCCGCGACAACCGCACCGTCGATGCCCGCGTTGTCCGCGATTTGGCGGATCGGTTCTTCGCACGAGCGCTTTACGATCTTAAAGCCTACTTTTTCATCTTCGCTGATTTCGGAAGGAATCGCTTCGAGCACTTTCGACGCTTCGAGCAGCGCAAGACCGCCGCCTGCAACGACGCCGCTTTCGAGAGCCGCGCGGGTCGCCGCGATCGTGTCTTCGACGCGGAATTTCTTTTCTTTCATTTCCGTTTCCGTCGTCGCGCCGACGTTGATGACCGCAACTCCGCCGGAAAGTTTTGCGAGGCGTTTTTGCAGCTGTTCTTTATCGTAGCTCGACGTCGTCTTTTCGATCTGCATTTTGATCTCTTCGATGCGTTCGTTGATGGCGCTCTTTTTGCCCGCACCGCCGACGATCGTCGTATTGTCTTTGTCGATTTTGACGGTTTTCGCTTTGCCGAGCATATTGAGTTCGGCGCTTTCGAGTTTGAGACCGACTTCTTCGGTGATAACCTGTCCGCCGGTCAAAATCGCGATGTCCTGCAGCATATCCTTTCGTCTGTCGCCGAAACCGGGCGCTTTTACCGCGCAGCATTTGATCGTGCCGCGGATCGTGTTGAGTACGAGCGTCGTGAGCGCCTCTCCGTCGACGTCTTCAGCGATGATAATAAGTGCCTTTCCTTCATTCGCGACTTTTTCGAGAATCGGAAGCAAATCTTTCATCGTGGAGATTTTTTTGTCGTGGATCAAAATATACGCGTCGTCGTAAGAGGCTTCCATGCGTTCGCGGTCGGTGACGAAATACGACGAAATATAACCGCGGTCGAATTCCATGCCTTCTACGGTGTCGACCGTCGTATCCATGTTTTTCGATTCTTCGACGGTGATGACGCCGTCTTTTCCGACTTTTGCGATCGCGTCGGCGAGCATTTTACCGATTTCGGGGTCGTTGTTTGCGGAAATCGTCGCGACGTGCGTGATATCTTCCTCGCCTTTTACCTGTTTTGCATTTTTATTGACTTCGTCGACAACGAGCTTGACGGCTTTGTCCATACCGCGTTTTACTTCGATCGGCGTCATGCCGGCCGCAACGGCTTTTACACCTTCGCGGACCATCGCATAAGCGAGAACGGTCGCCGTCGTCGTGCCGTCGCCCGCATCGTCGTTCGTCTTGGATGCGACTTCGCGCACGAACTGAGCGCCCATGTTTTCATAGGGATCCTGCAGTTCGATCTCTTTTGCAACGGTAACGCCGTCTTTCGTAATAACCGGCGAACCGTATTTTTTGTCATACATAACCATACGGCCGCAGGGTCCGAGCGTTACTTTTACCGCTTTCGAAATCTGCTCAACTCCCGCAAGCAATTTTTTGCGGGCATCTTCATTGAATAACAACTGTTTAGCCATTTTAATGCAACTCCTTACTAAATCGTCTTTAATGCATCGTTTTTCACAATTACAATTAATGCTGACTTATAGGCTCAATTTCGAGTTTTCTAAAACTCGAAATTTTCCTTCCGTTTCGCACCCAAATGAATGACGAGTTTTGCAAGTAAATAAAATTGTGTGAAAGGCGAGGTTCCGGCTGCGTGCCGTTTCGAGCGTTAGGCTTACGGAAGCCTACCTTAAAAAGCTCGACTGCGGCTAAGCGGACGGGTTCTCGCCTGTAGCACAACTTTATCAGCTCATACTTTCAAAACTTGACATTCGACCTTATAATTAAAGATATAAAAAATTTCTCAATATGGCAACAGGTTTTACGGAAAATCGATAAAAAAACCGCGTAAAACGATAAGATTTCGACGATTTATAGTGCGTGAAAAAGATATCGATATTATTCGCCCTTATCCTCCTCGGAGCGGGGATAGCGTCGTGCAAAAATCCGCTCGACCGAACGGAAGTTTTTTCGTTTTCGCTTCCTTCATGGCCGCCGGACGAGTGCACCGAATTTCCGCCGCTCGCCTATTGGGAAATACGGTACGCGGGAAGCGCGGAAGCGGGGCGCGTCATACGCCTTGAAGCGGGAGCGAAAACCCTAACGCTCGAAGCCGCAGCCGACCGTCCGCTCGCCGTAATCGCTCAGCCCGTAAGCCGTCACGGCGAAACGGCCGCCTTATTTTTTAAACCCGCGGGCTGCATCTTTCCGCACGAAAGAAAACTCGGCTGGGAAAGCGGCTTTGCAGCTTTTGTGTGTATGCGGCTCTACTCGTCAAACGAAGCGGCGAACGGCGCATACCTTGCGACATTCAATTGGAAAAAATTATGCGATGCCCTTGCCGAAAAATCTGCCGACACGGAACGCCCTTACGATCCGTGGAAAGCGGATACGGAAGCCGTCTGCACTGCGATCGCGGAACATTCGTTCGGCGCGTCGCTCCTTTCGATGAAAAAGACGGCGCTTATTGCAATATCGGAACTCGAACAAAAAGCAAAGAAACTAGGCACGCAGCAATCGGGCGGTACGGAAACCGGTGAACGGCAATCGGGCGGCAGTGCGGAAGCAGGCGCTCAGTCGGGCGGTACGGAAACCGGCGAGCACCAAGTACATACCGAAGAAGGAGCAGCGCATGCGCTTTTTATTCCGCAGTATATCCCGCTGTACCGCACGCAGCGCAAAACGGGAAAAACGCTTGTCAAAAAAATCGGCGTCACGAGCTGGCTGTACACGATTCAAAGCATCGCGGCGGTACAGTACAGCGCGGACGGCTTTCCGGCACTTGCAATATCGGCCGTACCGCTATACACTGGGGAGCAATGAAATGCAGATACATAGCCGTACTGTGCGTCCTCCTCTCGCTCGCTTCGTGCCGCGGAAAAAATCGGCAAACCGCGCTCTCTTCTTCGGACGCCGCGGCGGGGAAAAAAGCTCACACGTGGTATTGTTTTGACGGCGGAGCGATAAAAGAAATCGACGACGTAAAGCGCGCACCGATGCAGGCGGAAAAGCCGTGGACGGAAGCCGTACGCATTTCATCGGCATCGAGCGCACTCGGAGACGGAAACGAAATGCCCTGCGCATACGCCGTCGTCAACAGGCTCGGCATGGTCGTCTTTACCGGCAGCACCTTCCGCTTGTATACGGATGCAGCCGTCTTCGCAGACAGAACGGCCGGCAATCTCGTATTCCAAAACGACACGCCTATTTTTTCCCTGTATAAAAGTACCTTTTTCAACGCATCGCTCGCAAACAATGCTGCAGGCGGCGTACATCAGTTCCTCGTGCTCTTCGATACGGCGTCGAGCGTCTTTT
This Treponema socranskii subsp. buccale DNA region includes the following protein-coding sequences:
- a CDS encoding TetR/AcrR family transcriptional regulator; translation: MQRDVRAVLLKTATEEFLKKGYKGASVRTICSGAGVTTGALYFFFQNKKDLFENIVKDTYRRLLEMLRQSSESELADMTSGEQRELEIIEYLVSHRKEVRLLLECSEKTAYGNFQTLLENKLRKSFRTFFEKFSRQKTDPALIRVLVKMRMAGYRELVYGAYSLTEAKKLVQKMRIYADAGFFAVLKKN
- a CDS encoding RsmE family RNA methyltransferase, whose amino-acid sequence is MRQFIADTAPDDRGLLSVSGKDFTHLCRVLRAKPGDMLDVRIPGGFLFPMTLCRIDDVRGIAVLQKCGSEGVSVSRGVGASAVDKNRRAVEYALFQFVAKPQKMEIIVRQACECGVKTIVPVAGEYSQKGSIASLAGKTERFTRIIKEAREQSGSPVETAVAETVDVKGACETWRRVSEKVRNASAAVVLSERNDFCVPLSDAVFTGVTCAAIAVGSEGGISPDEMTALRNAGFTPVHFAGNILRCETAALYGIAALQTALAEFAK
- a CDS encoding S41 family peptidase, producing the protein MAIVKIHNKAIRFAVSVICAFIVSAAASQCFAESPVGGEAVSNFQYMKKISAVFDFVQQNYVDEIDPKVLYEGALKGMLDALKDPYTQYLDRNTMRPLSDTTAGNFGGVGLSISKPLESSVDKPAYVEVASPIEDTPGAKAGILSGDYITAIDGEATPPMTMEEVLNHLRGKAGTPVTVSILRGKDIRFDVTLVRALIEVPTVKYGMIGATGYLRIIEFTPDTPKRVQEALDSFGKAKYKNLIIDLRDNPGGLITSVADVADKFIDSGTLVSTKSRLAFENKVFTASAKKTTVPAGLPIVVLINRGSASASEILAGALKDNHLAYLVGQRTYGKGSVQQVIPLSNADGFKITMARYYTPSDTNIDKVGIPPDREVLYPELSEAEEKAYAELIKSNAIASYVDSHSGMTERDIASYALVLQKKYPLNAALLRRLIRVRVNRLKPAMLYDSDYDIQLNAALEILKSNDFKKLVRSAKTLKELQDEAEAKKKTET
- a CDS encoding pallilysin-related adhesin — encoded protein: MASKPAPSARRGVKSKNGKLNKAIPVLFIIAAFVIAFLFVARIFIGQESERLPRARIVTPIAPGEAENQSSGDAVSSDNEAMTSFIPLSLNETLISTLSIDLNNDMKEDQVVAVRKEGVPYLVLIVGIYDAERNAYVRTAEITTEISRTRTFSYTGIDMLGEHQNALVYQGVKDDGTSVLAIYMMRKERSKIELAQIGDFESDGTIFIQQDDRSMSYELSQSRGESFPVWVYSSAKDSGSGENTNLSQIQTEYRWNEKEQKYVETRQVRVTGSRIAARELARIQDGTVETFADFLDGLWYKTSSAQSGIRYLFFDHAQKEVIFLYDDTEEVYAWEDSNLRRSGIYITTTNKSITNMQRRCDISLAGIDEVRIHIIDDVRMIIKENNLWDGSYRKMTAFTSFTSDALRQDEYETAFAKRSEWKTDNGLVITFGKTTYTVSGDNAYDEGIYVIGTVAGKHVVQFRSSLNSQLLSSAYEMRFKTVTIPASSRRPAEVQTDYHTLSLDPVRIAPDACYPVEGRTFTLTREKD
- the groL gene encoding chaperonin GroEL (60 kDa chaperone family; promotes refolding of misfolded polypeptides especially under stressful conditions; forms two stacked rings of heptamers to form a barrel-shaped 14mer; ends can be capped by GroES; misfolded proteins enter the barrel where they are refolded when GroES binds), whose product is MAKQLLFNEDARKKLLAGVEQISKAVKVTLGPCGRMVMYDKKYGSPVITKDGVTVAKEIELQDPYENMGAQFVREVASKTNDDAGDGTTTATVLAYAMVREGVKAVAAGMTPIEVKRGMDKAVKLVVDEVNKNAKQVKGEEDITHVATISANNDPEIGKMLADAIAKVGKDGVITVEESKNMDTTVDTVEGMEFDRGYISSYFVTDRERMEASYDDAYILIHDKKISTMKDLLPILEKVANEGKALIIIAEDVDGEALTTLVLNTIRGTIKCCAVKAPGFGDRRKDMLQDIAILTGGQVITEEVGLKLESAELNMLGKAKTVKIDKDNTTIVGGAGKKSAINERIEEIKMQIEKTTSSYDKEQLQKRLAKLSGGVAVINVGATTETEMKEKKFRVEDTIAATRAALESGVVAGGGLALLEASKVLEAIPSEISEDEKVGFKIVKRSCEEPIRQIADNAGIDGAVVAEKAKAEKKGVGYDAAKDEWKNLVEAGIIDPAKVTCSALTNAASIAGTLLTTECAITDIPEPKAPPAAPSPDMGGMY